The Elaeis guineensis isolate ETL-2024a chromosome 11, EG11, whole genome shotgun sequence genomic interval ATGGTCTCCAACACGAACGGCCAAATTCCATCGAGACCCCCCTTTCCTAAACCCTCCGGCAGGCCGGACCTGTTCCTCCAAAGAAGCCACCTGGCCCAACAGCACTTGCAGGGCTTTCCGCTATCTCACTTGCAGACGTCGGCGCCGGGTGACGCCGCGCCCGCCCAGCAGCAGCAGGCGGTGGTGGACCAGCTTTTCGAGGCCGCGAAGATGGTCGAGGCCGGAGACTCGGTTGGCGCGCGTGGGATATTGGCGCGGCTCAATCACCAGCTTCCCTCCCCACAGGGGAAGCCCCTTCTCCGCTCCGCTTTCTACTTCAAAGAGGCTCTCCACCGCATCCTTGGTGACGCCTCCGATTCCCACACGCGCCGAGTCTTCCCGAATAATCCCATGAGGGGCTCTCTGGAGGCTGTGCTCAAGCTCACCTCCCTCAAGGCCTTCTCTGAGGTCTCTCCGATTCTTATGTTCACCAACGTCACCTGCATCCAGGCCCTCCTCGAGGGCCTCGCCGGCGCCGACTGCATCCACATCGTCGACTTTGATATCGGCAGCGGCACCCACTGGTCCGCCTTCATGCATGAGCTGGCCCAGAGGAGCTGCACGGATGGCGGGCCTCCGATGCTCAGAATTACCGCCTTCGTCTCGCCCGAAGCTTACCATCCCCTCGAGCTCAACCTTGCTCGTGGCACCCTTGCCTTCTGGGCTGGCCGCCTTAATATTCCATTCGAATTCAGTGTCATGAACCTCGACAACTTCGACCCTTTGGCGATCCGCAACCCGGTGGTCGACGCACCCATTGCCGTGAACCTCCCCGTCGGCTCTGCACACAACCTATCCCCGACACTCCTCCGCCTCGTGAAGCAGCTTACCCCGAAAGTCGTGGTCTCGGTGGACCTTGGATGTGACCGCAGCGAGCTGCCATTCTCACACCACTTCCTCCATGCTTTCCAGTCTTGCATGGTCCTCCTCGACTCCATCGATGCTGCGGGCACTGACCGGGATGTGGCCGCCAATATCGAGTGTTTCATATTGCGGCCGAGGATTGAGAGTAGCATCCTCGGGCGCCACCGTGCTGCTGACAAGATGCTCCCCTGGCGGATGCTCTTTGCGTCGGCCGGCTTTGTACCCCTGCAATTCAGTAGCACCACTGAGGCGCAGGCTGACTGCCTCCTGCAGAGGGTGCCAGTGAGGGGCTTCCACGTGGAGAAACGCCAGGGTTCACTTTTCCTCTATTGGCAGCGTCGAGAGCTTGTCTCTGTGTCTGCTTGGGGGTGCTGAGGTGTTCTTCTCCTCCAATCTCTAGCCAAAGGTGCCGCTCGACTTACTTATCTCTCTGTTATGTCCAATTGATATTGAACTACGATTGTTCTATAGTGGTAAGTTGGTTTTGTGTCATATAGCCTCTTTTGGTTTCTCTACTCAATTGTGATGTATTACTGGAGATATTATTTTTGAGTAAGAAGGCATTTGACAAATTGGAAGCCAAGGTACATTTTTAATTTATCTGTTGGACAGGGGAAGTGATCCTTATGGAATTTTGGCATTTAAGGAGCAATTCCAATCCTAGTTATGTTTATGTTACACTTGACATGAAAGTTAATTAGATGATAAacttttatcttttaaaagattGAATGGTGTAGGAGAGTAAGGTGCATTCTTCCATTGCTTGCGATCATTCTTTATGCCACTTAAGTAAAATAAAGGTGTGTATGTGTGTTTAACTTTTATGTACCAAGAAATGGATGGCACAAAAAACCTAGAGAGGTGTGTGTTACATGCAGGCAAGGTAGCAATATGCTTTTCATGGAGCAAGTTATTGAAAAATGTGATAGTAATCATGCACTGAGACATGGAAGATTTCAAAAGAAGGGGGGTTTTATGCAATCAGGTAGCAGTGCATGGACTAGAATATATGCGTCAAGTGCAGGAGTGTTGTATCTTCCAATATTTTGAAGTTCTTATGGATCCTTACCAAAGTGTCATATTAATAACAACAACTAAGATTCGAGCAGGGTAAACAAAAAGATGTAGGTAACGTAGGTGACAACATCGTTGTAGCAGCTTCCATTATTTACATGCATCCCGTATAATTTAGGAGAGACTTTTAGTAGATGGATATTTGGTATTCAGGGGAACATATTGTCCATTAAATTATCGAATGTCTATTGCTGTCTTCTTGGATGTAAGCGTCACCACATTTGGGAAGCCATATTTGAAGGGGTTGAGTTAATGTGAGTAGTGTAGCACTGGTGCACTGAGAATGGTATGGTATAGAAGATTCTGAAGGGAGATGGTTATGTGCGATTGGTGTGGTAGCATATGTTGAAGAACTAGGTATGTATGTCAGATGCGGGTGTTTGAGTTTGTTGCTTCCAATATTTAATAATTGTTTCTTATGGACCCTTACCCAAGTGTCATATCATACTGACATCTAAGTATTGGGTGTGCGTACGAAAGGTTAAATGAGAAGATCTGAATAACAAAGGTGGCAGCATCTCTATGGCAGCTTTCATTGTTGAGGTGTCCCTCTATAATTTTAGGATGGAGTTTAGCAACAAACTCTCTAAATTTCAAGAGAAACCTCTCAGTTATAGAGCTGTCATATCAATGTTCTGCCTTGCTGCAAGTAGATCTCACCCGATCTGAAAAGGTATATTTGGAAGGTAGCTAGTTGATGCAACTAGAGTGGTGTATATGCTTTGAGAATGACATGATATAGAAGATTCAAAACAGAGCAGGTTACATATATTGGGTAGCAGCCTATGTTGCATGGACTAAGGTACGTGTGTCAAATGTAGGTGGCCGAATGTTGTTAGTTCTAATATATAGGAATTTCTTTTGATGGATGTTTACCCAAGTATCATATCAATATCGACATCTAAATATCAACTATACCTAAGGCTAAATCGAAATATCTGGGTAATATATGTGGCAGCATCTTTGTAGTAGCTCCATTCATGGATGCTTTCCCTGGTAATTTAGGAGTGAGTTTAGTAGTTAGCTCTCTAAATATCAAGGAAATTATGCTGATGATCAGATATTGATATATATATGTTCTAAGTATCAAGAGTGGATCCCTAGGACTAAATCAAAATATTTGGATAATATAAATGGCAGCATCTTTGTAGTAGCTCTGTTCATGGATGCTGTTCCCTATAATTTAGGTGTGAGTTTTGTAGCTTGCTCTCTGAATATCAAGAGATTCTGTTTGATGTATGGACTAAAATGGATCAGTACAATCAGATATTGATACATCCATGTACGTGTTAATATATACTTtgtagatatggatatggatatagatatttaTGTATACTAAATTTTCCCTACTAAAAGTAGATACTagaatttgtatttatttttattctcAGATGCGAATCAGATA includes:
- the LOC105054013 gene encoding scarecrow-like protein 22; translation: MKDVPFSGKGKRASELVGEAGQGEEAIFVGENKKQRRVGSKEGLEPRSVLETRRSLSPPSSTSTLSSSLCGGGGGGGGAGGGSSDSASVAAAAAAAVLDAPAAQRWPISGEYGGAGPHRREEWASELQPITGGLDLGFDCGERGGLGVEDWEAVFSEPAVSPGQEQTFLRWIMGDVEVPPTSSAAAAAYGPRQQPQFSPGPAEFDGHNSGLGFGGLDDPAGFGLEATGGMDGASSFSPSSITLPSPHPPFSSSDLSSGGRGLSLSSSNTSTSSSGIPPQPPSTGIQAPTFGRQTSHALFSPTPLPAAAAGMFFQKPNFSSNPLLNRQLQLHSPSNPAFLVPGTSAAAAPAPHQPPPPPPQLLPPQHKRRHSMVSNTNGQIPSRPPFPKPSGRPDLFLQRSHLAQQHLQGFPLSHLQTSAPGDAAPAQQQQAVVDQLFEAAKMVEAGDSVGARGILARLNHQLPSPQGKPLLRSAFYFKEALHRILGDASDSHTRRVFPNNPMRGSLEAVLKLTSLKAFSEVSPILMFTNVTCIQALLEGLAGADCIHIVDFDIGSGTHWSAFMHELAQRSCTDGGPPMLRITAFVSPEAYHPLELNLARGTLAFWAGRLNIPFEFSVMNLDNFDPLAIRNPVVDAPIAVNLPVGSAHNLSPTLLRLVKQLTPKVVVSVDLGCDRSELPFSHHFLHAFQSCMVLLDSIDAAGTDRDVAANIECFILRPRIESSILGRHRAADKMLPWRMLFASAGFVPLQFSSTTEAQADCLLQRVPVRGFHVEKRQGSLFLYWQRRELVSVSAWGC